A stretch of the Clostridium fungisolvens genome encodes the following:
- a CDS encoding DUF1836 domain-containing protein, whose translation MDDKSFDLSYVIELAEEMSKNSMVSYDELPKYDLFLSQVIDYLNDKFIDDKYTNNIVQNYIKSEVITKPEDGKKRGYTKLHLAQLMLLSYMRPLLTTEEIKKVFRLAFNEINDRTDDIISWEDAYKVFSEVQTDTFKDFLKAPLLNEEKIEDFVKNLKLASSDEERIRIFLMVMSLIAQASVIKKLVQKLVNEYHAE comes from the coding sequence ATGGACGACAAGAGTTTTGATTTAAGCTATGTTATAGAATTAGCAGAAGAAATGTCAAAGAACAGTATGGTTTCTTATGATGAGTTACCGAAATATGATTTATTTTTATCGCAAGTTATTGATTATTTAAATGATAAGTTTATAGATGATAAATATACAAACAATATTGTTCAAAACTATATAAAAAGTGAAGTAATAACTAAACCAGAGGATGGAAAAAAGAGAGGCTATACAAAGTTACACCTTGCACAATTGATGCTTCTAAGTTACATGAGGCCATTATTAACAACAGAGGAAATAAAGAAAGTATTTAGACTAGCATTTAATGAGATAAATGACAGAACTGATGATATCATATCATGGGAAGATGCATATAAAGTATTTTCTGAGGTCCAAACAGATACTTTCAAGGACTTTTTGAAAGCGCCTTTGTTAAATGAGGAGAAGATAGAAGATTTCGTAAAAAACTTGAAACTCGCTTCGTCCGATGAAGAAAGAATAAGAATATTTTTAATGGTGATGTCCCTTATAGCACAAGCAAGTGTAATTAAAAAGTTAGTTCAAAAATTGGTAAATGAATATCACGCTGAATAA
- a CDS encoding phosphatase PAP2 family protein, translating to MIEKILAQDQLILIKVNKSFRCSFFNFLMPKLTYLGSVQFCILLSIFAIININSPQKLLISLICSTIICHIIKVSVCRLRPFLVIKDLYINKIGIDRYSFPSGHTTAAFSIATSFCFISPHFSVIYISMAVIVGFSRLYLGVHYITDVFIGMLIGTVITYLLNVNM from the coding sequence ATGATTGAGAAAATATTAGCACAAGATCAACTTATTTTAATCAAAGTAAACAAATCATTTAGATGCAGCTTTTTCAATTTTCTGATGCCCAAGCTAACCTATCTAGGATCAGTACAGTTCTGCATTTTATTATCTATATTTGCTATTATTAATATAAATTCACCACAAAAATTATTAATATCGCTTATATGTAGCACTATAATATGTCATATAATAAAGGTTTCTGTATGTAGATTAAGACCATTTTTAGTTATTAAAGATTTATATATTAATAAGATAGGGATAGATAGGTACTCATTTCCATCAGGTCATACTACAGCTGCTTTTTCCATTGCAACATCTTTTTGTTTTATATCTCCTCACTTCTCAGTTATATATATTTCTATGGCAGTAATTGTGGGATTCTCACGATTATATCTTGGAGTACATTATATTACCGATGTATTTATAGGAATGCTCATAGGTACTGTAATCACATACCTACTGAATGTCAATATGTAA
- a CDS encoding AbrB/MazE/SpoVT family DNA-binding domain-containing protein: MKSTGVVRRVDELGRIVIPIELRRTLDIAEKDALEIYVDGEQIILKKYEPACIFCGDARDVINYRGKNICKNCLVELKNDNK, encoded by the coding sequence ATGAAATCAACAGGTGTAGTTAGAAGAGTAGATGAGTTAGGAAGAATAGTTATTCCTATAGAATTAAGAAGAACTTTAGACATAGCAGAAAAAGATGCTCTAGAAATATATGTAGATGGTGAACAAATAATTTTAAAGAAATATGAACCAGCTTGCATATTCTGCGGAGATGCAAGAGATGTTATAAACTACAGAGGAAAGAATATCTGTAAGAACTGCTTAGTAGAACTTAAAAACGATAACAAATAA
- a CDS encoding C40 family peptidase, which produces MNKRAISTLIVFSLVFGIGVQAHAEPLTDNQKQQIQDSRDKYSDVKNKISDLTNKIDALDDQIQPLVIQIDKNKNEIKSVEKQIKNTEDEIDKARADLDAKEEVFGERMRAIYKTGGQESYLAVILSSRDFSDFVSKMEAVGKLMSLDKQIITELKDQKQKLDDKVSDLKAKNDQLAKLNESTQKQLDELNAKKSDQLKMVADLQEQQKKVAQDLKQSESMLIQYPVSIIQNTSSSTSDLNSAIDMLRQVRKTVVSSDLDSEIVNYIEKAKDTVKSRTTVAAPVYSRGGAVPASSSSVLSEAYKYLGTPYVWGATGPSSFDCSGFTSYVFRKFGISLPRTTYDQINVGSAVSYADLQPGDLVFTRGTASRPEHVGIYVGGGQMIHAPRTGEDVKVGPIYGYVASRRVQ; this is translated from the coding sequence ATGAATAAAAGAGCAATATCAACGTTAATCGTATTCAGTTTGGTATTTGGGATTGGTGTACAGGCACATGCGGAGCCACTTACTGATAATCAAAAGCAACAAATACAAGATAGTAGAGACAAATACTCTGATGTAAAAAACAAGATAAGTGATTTGACTAATAAGATAGATGCATTAGATGACCAAATACAACCATTAGTAATACAGATTGATAAGAATAAGAATGAAATTAAGAGCGTAGAAAAGCAAATTAAAAACACTGAAGATGAGATTGATAAGGCTAGAGCTGATCTTGATGCCAAAGAAGAAGTCTTTGGAGAAAGAATGAGAGCTATATACAAAACTGGAGGACAGGAAAGTTATTTAGCAGTAATTTTAAGTTCAAGAGATTTTAGTGATTTTGTCAGCAAAATGGAAGCTGTTGGAAAACTTATGAGCTTAGATAAGCAAATAATAACCGAATTAAAAGACCAAAAGCAGAAGCTTGATGATAAGGTAAGTGATTTAAAAGCAAAAAATGATCAATTAGCTAAATTAAATGAAAGCACTCAAAAGCAGTTAGATGAATTAAATGCTAAGAAGAGTGATCAGCTTAAAATGGTTGCAGATTTACAAGAACAACAAAAGAAAGTTGCTCAAGATTTAAAACAATCTGAGAGCATGCTTATACAATATCCAGTATCTATAATCCAGAACACTTCAAGCTCAACTTCTGACTTGAACTCTGCTATAGATATGTTAAGACAAGTTAGAAAAACTGTAGTAAGTTCTGATCTAGATAGTGAAATAGTAAATTACATCGAAAAGGCTAAAGATACAGTAAAGAGTAGAACTACAGTTGCAGCTCCAGTATACAGTAGGGGAGGAGCAGTACCGGCTTCATCTTCTTCAGTTTTATCAGAAGCTTATAAATACTTAGGTACTCCTTATGTATGGGGGGCTACTGGACCAAGTTCTTTTGACTGTTCAGGGTTCACTAGTTATGTATTTAGAAAGTTTGGAATTAGCCTTCCAAGAACGACATATGATCAAATAAATGTTGGTTCTGCAGTGTCTTACGCAGATTTACAACCAGGTGATTTGGTCTTTACAAGAGGAACTGCATCAAGACCAGAACATGTTGGTATATATGTAGGTGGTGGTCAAATGATTCATGCGCCTAGAACTGGTGAAGATGTAAAAGTAGGACCTATCTATGGTTATGTTGCATCAAGAAGAGTGCAATAA
- a CDS encoding tRNA1(Val) (adenine(37)-N6)-methyltransferase, with amino-acid sequence MLDININRDEIEKIVNNDESIDDLQLGGIHLIQKKDGFRFGVDAVLLANFANVKNNSRVIDMCTGTGIVPFILAGKTKASSITGLEVQEEMVEMANRSIKINALEDKMDFICGDLTNLQLLKSIKKADVVTVNPPYKLASSGIINPSDKTAIARHEILCTLEDVIIAARVLLKDNGRFYMVHRPERLADIFCLMRKHRIEPKRVRMVHPNTTREPNIVLVEGQRDGGKFMKWEAPLYVYNDNGQYSDEIEKIYGRR; translated from the coding sequence ATGTTAGATATAAATATAAATAGAGATGAAATAGAGAAAATTGTAAATAATGATGAAAGTATTGATGATTTGCAGTTAGGCGGAATACACTTAATACAAAAAAAAGATGGCTTTAGGTTTGGCGTAGATGCAGTCCTATTAGCCAATTTCGCAAATGTAAAAAATAACAGCAGAGTTATAGACATGTGCACAGGTACGGGGATAGTGCCATTTATATTGGCTGGAAAAACTAAGGCATCAAGCATAACTGGACTTGAGGTTCAAGAAGAAATGGTCGAGATGGCAAACAGAAGTATTAAGATAAATGCACTTGAAGACAAGATGGATTTTATATGTGGAGATTTAACAAACTTACAACTTTTGAAAAGTATAAAAAAGGCAGATGTGGTTACTGTAAATCCACCTTATAAATTAGCTAGTTCAGGGATAATTAATCCAAGTGATAAAACGGCTATAGCAAGGCATGAAATATTATGTACATTAGAAGATGTAATAATTGCAGCAAGAGTGCTCCTTAAGGATAACGGTAGATTTTACATGGTACATAGACCAGAACGGCTTGCTGATATATTTTGTTTGATGAGAAAGCATAGGATTGAGCCTAAAAGAGTTAGGATGGTTCACCCTAATACAACAAGAGAGCCTAATATAGTTCTAGTAGAAGGTCAGAGAGATGGTGGAAAATTTATGAAATGGGAAGCACCTCTTTATGTATATAATGACAATGGACAGTATAGTGATGAAATAGAAAAAATCTATGGAAGAAGGTAA
- a CDS encoding M15 family metallopeptidase gives MNLSLLKRYIPVLFVVICGLFVGVYLSFIYDNQNASATIIKVKSFSLKQHSPFSSKVSYNGLVHVVDYDTSIVIDLRYATDNNFTKKKVYPKDICLLQKGTLDKLIAANNEFKTLGYRIKIWDAYRPPEVQQYFWSIVHDTRFIASPYANWSRHNRGAAVDITLVDENGKEVEMPTGFDEFSTNAYRNSTSMSINARNNMNLLTSIMEKHGFNPIQTEWWHYDDTDADSYPVVNLSLSDIQ, from the coding sequence ATGAATTTAAGTCTTTTAAAAAGATATATCCCTGTTTTATTTGTAGTAATATGCGGCCTTTTTGTTGGGGTATATCTATCTTTCATATATGATAATCAAAATGCAAGTGCTACAATAATTAAAGTTAAGTCTTTCTCACTTAAACAACACTCTCCATTTAGCTCAAAAGTCTCATATAATGGATTAGTTCACGTGGTTGATTATGATACTTCTATTGTAATTGATCTTAGATATGCTACTGATAATAACTTCACCAAAAAAAAGGTTTATCCAAAAGATATATGCCTTCTACAAAAAGGAACTCTTGATAAGCTTATTGCTGCAAATAATGAGTTTAAAACGCTTGGATATAGAATAAAAATATGGGATGCATACCGTCCACCAGAAGTACAGCAGTATTTTTGGAGCATAGTTCATGATACTCGCTTCATTGCAAGTCCTTATGCAAATTGGTCTAGACATAATAGGGGGGCTGCAGTTGATATCACATTGGTTGATGAAAATGGAAAAGAAGTAGAAATGCCTACTGGTTTTGATGAGTTTAGCACCAATGCATATAGAAACAGTACTTCTATGAGCATAAACGCTAGAAATAATATGAATTTGCTTACTTCCATAATGGAGAAACATGGTTTTAACCCGATACAAACTGAGTGGTGGCACTATGATGATACAGATGCAGATAGTTATCCAGTTGTAAATTTATCTTTAAGTGATATACAATAA
- a CDS encoding [Fe-Fe] hydrogenase large subunit C-terminal domain-containing protein: protein MKKEYEALFKKIVKAYYEDDFDKVVNEIISDPNFDREEAKSIIATLCGVDVDKDDNYLYNLKKAITDYKVKERIVEKVGSCSDHCKDKDSGLTKCQLACPFNAIIEDKNFGNTYIDDTLCVDCGLCIDACDSGNFIDRIEFIPIMELLKNNKKVIAAVAPAISGQFGDQVTLDQLRSAFIKLGFSDMVEVAFAADMLTIKEAAEFDKHVSKDGGLLITSCCCPMWVGMLKRVYSDLVKDVSPSVSPMIAAGRLIKTLNPDAKVVFIGPCIAKKAEAKDKDIDAAIDYVLTFEELKGIFDTLDIKPGELHGIPSIEYASRGGRLYARTGGVSIAVSEAIEELFPEKHSIFKAVQANGVKECKEILEKAQAGEVDANFIEGMGCIGGCVGGPKALIPRENGREFANKVAYDSPIKVATHSDIMTQVLKELGINSLKDFQDKEKIEIFERTF, encoded by the coding sequence ATGAAAAAAGAATATGAAGCTTTGTTCAAGAAAATTGTTAAAGCATATTATGAAGATGACTTTGACAAAGTAGTGAACGAGATAATCAGTGACCCTAACTTTGATAGGGAAGAAGCAAAATCTATTATAGCTACATTATGTGGAGTGGATGTTGATAAAGATGACAATTACCTTTACAATCTAAAAAAAGCAATAACTGATTACAAGGTAAAAGAAAGAATAGTTGAAAAGGTTGGCAGTTGCTCAGATCATTGTAAGGATAAAGATTCAGGGCTGACAAAATGCCAATTAGCTTGCCCATTCAATGCTATTATTGAAGACAAGAACTTTGGTAACACCTATATAGATGACACACTTTGTGTTGATTGCGGACTATGTATTGATGCTTGCGATAGCGGCAATTTCATTGATAGAATAGAATTTATTCCAATCATGGAATTATTAAAAAACAACAAAAAGGTAATAGCTGCGGTAGCACCAGCTATTTCTGGCCAGTTTGGTGATCAAGTAACCTTAGATCAACTTCGTTCTGCATTTATCAAACTTGGCTTTTCAGATATGGTTGAAGTTGCATTTGCTGCCGATATGTTGACTATAAAAGAAGCTGCTGAATTCGATAAGCATGTTAGCAAGGATGGTGGCTTACTTATAACTTCTTGTTGCTGTCCTATGTGGGTTGGAATGTTAAAGAGAGTTTATAGCGACTTAGTAAAAGATGTATCCCCTTCAGTCTCACCTATGATTGCTGCTGGAAGATTAATTAAGACATTAAATCCTGATGCTAAGGTGGTGTTTATAGGGCCTTGTATAGCTAAAAAGGCTGAGGCAAAGGATAAAGATATAGATGCTGCAATTGACTATGTTCTTACCTTTGAAGAATTAAAAGGTATTTTCGATACTTTAGATATTAAGCCTGGTGAATTACATGGCATCCCTTCCATCGAGTACGCTTCAAGAGGTGGTAGGCTTTATGCTAGAACCGGTGGAGTATCAATAGCTGTTTCCGAAGCAATTGAAGAACTGTTCCCTGAGAAACACTCTATCTTCAAAGCAGTTCAAGCAAATGGAGTGAAAGAGTGTAAAGAAATTCTTGAAAAAGCTCAAGCCGGTGAAGTTGATGCAAACTTTATAGAAGGTATGGGCTGCATAGGCGGCTGTGTAGGTGGCCCTAAAGCTCTAATCCCAAGAGAAAATGGAAGAGAGTTTGCTAATAAAGTCGCTTATGATTCTCCAATAAAAGTTGCTACACATAGTGATATAATGACTCAGGTATTAAAAGAACTTGGAATAAACTCGTTAAAGGATTTTCAAGATAAAGAAAAGATAGAAATATTCGAGAGAACATTTTAA
- a CDS encoding N-acetylmuramoyl-L-alanine amidase: MIDLVLDAGHGGRDPGAIGPTGLQEKECNIYIAKKCGQILKEQGVTVEQTREDDTYLGLSERAKLANDANSKYFISIHINSADVQSANGTEVYALVKGGEGELLAKRVLDSIVGGINLSSRGVKFANFAVLRETNMPAILVETCFISNSSEEALLREDSFKDKVALSIAKGFLNYIGKPYNESTNSIYTIDNKLTPLISKTSCSKDQAKQWAKNNQATDLFISLADLYWSLYPYHGNINPTIAYAQAALETGFGKFGGSIDESYKNPAGLKSTSGRDDTADSFVKFASWRDGVSAQFDHLALYAGAEGYPSDNTSDPRHFSYLTGKVKYVEDLSGNWAASQDYGLKILQLMFAMEGTIVVDSFENNKIYEEPQKENTSEHEETIKNVKEKLNSFSEEIDSLRTRYQEFSLIIENFDKILEDKNNENKRLLKENSDLTEKVKQYGEVIDDILNIINTRVK, encoded by the coding sequence ATGATAGATTTAGTATTGGATGCTGGTCATGGTGGGAGAGATCCAGGCGCTATAGGGCCCACAGGTCTGCAGGAAAAAGAATGTAACATTTATATTGCTAAAAAATGTGGACAAATATTAAAAGAACAAGGTGTAACAGTGGAACAAACAAGGGAAGATGATACTTACTTAGGGCTTTCAGAGAGAGCAAAGTTAGCTAATGATGCTAATAGTAAGTACTTTATAAGTATACACATAAACAGTGCAGACGTTCAGTCTGCAAATGGAACGGAAGTATATGCATTAGTAAAAGGTGGAGAAGGAGAACTGTTAGCCAAAAGGGTATTAGATAGTATTGTAGGTGGGATAAATTTAAGTAGTAGAGGAGTTAAATTTGCGAATTTTGCTGTGTTAAGAGAAACCAATATGCCTGCAATATTGGTAGAGACCTGTTTTATAAGTAATTCTAGTGAAGAAGCCTTGTTAAGAGAAGATAGTTTTAAGGATAAAGTTGCACTTTCTATAGCTAAAGGATTTCTTAATTATATCGGTAAGCCATATAATGAGAGTACTAATTCAATTTACACTATTGATAATAAACTTACACCTTTAATATCAAAGACATCATGTTCGAAGGATCAAGCTAAGCAATGGGCGAAAAATAATCAAGCAACAGATTTGTTTATATCTTTAGCAGATTTATATTGGTCCTTATATCCATATCACGGAAATATAAATCCTACAATAGCCTATGCACAAGCTGCTTTAGAAACTGGATTTGGGAAGTTTGGAGGTAGTATAGATGAAAGTTATAAGAATCCGGCTGGATTGAAGAGCACAAGTGGTAGGGATGACACAGCTGACTCTTTTGTAAAGTTTGCTAGTTGGAGAGACGGAGTGTCAGCGCAATTTGATCATTTGGCTCTATATGCAGGTGCAGAAGGATATCCAAGTGATAACACTTCAGATCCTAGGCACTTTTCATATTTAACTGGAAAGGTTAAATATGTAGAGGATCTTTCAGGAAATTGGGCAGCATCCCAAGATTATGGGTTAAAGATACTACAATTGATGTTTGCTATGGAAGGAACTATAGTTGTTGATAGTTTTGAAAATAATAAGATTTATGAAGAGCCACAAAAAGAAAATACATCAGAACATGAAGAAACAATAAAGAATGTTAAAGAAAAATTAAATAGCTTTTCAGAAGAAATAGATAGTTTAAGGACGAGATATCAAGAGTTCTCTTTAATTATTGAAAACTTTGATAAAATTCTAGAAGATAAAAATAATGAAAATAAAAGATTGCTAAAGGAAAATAGTGATTTGACAGAAAAAGTTAAGCAGTACGGTGAAGTGATTGACGATATATTAAATATTATAAATACAAGGGTAAAATAA
- the rsmI gene encoding 16S rRNA (cytidine(1402)-2'-O)-methyltransferase produces the protein MSMTKLYLVPTPIGNLKDITLRALEVLKTVDVIAAEDTRQTLKLLNHYEIKKTLISYHKHNEYGKSEDIIGIINSGRSVAIVSDAGTPGISDPGEILVKRCIEENIQFEVLPGATATTTALVYSGFDTTKFMFRGFLPRENKDRIEVVDTLKDRSETIIFYEAPHRLLSTLDFLKEAFGNRRIAICRELTKLHEEIVRVTISEAISYFSNKQPKGEFVLVLEGKSKEDIENEKKATWEDLSIEEHILRNINNGMEKKEAIKMVAKERKLPKSEVYKYSTNM, from the coding sequence ATAAGTATGACAAAGCTTTATTTAGTTCCTACGCCAATAGGAAATTTAAAAGATATAACCTTAAGAGCTTTAGAAGTTCTTAAGACGGTTGATGTAATAGCAGCAGAAGATACTAGGCAAACTTTAAAGCTTCTTAATCATTATGAAATCAAAAAAACTCTAATAAGCTACCATAAACATAATGAATATGGAAAGAGCGAAGATATAATAGGTATAATTAATTCGGGAAGATCTGTTGCTATTGTATCGGATGCTGGTACGCCTGGTATATCAGACCCAGGTGAAATACTAGTGAAAAGGTGTATTGAAGAAAATATACAATTTGAAGTGTTACCAGGGGCTACTGCAACTACTACTGCATTGGTTTATTCAGGTTTTGATACCACTAAGTTTATGTTTAGAGGATTTTTACCTAGAGAGAACAAGGATAGGATAGAAGTAGTTGATACGCTTAAGGATAGAAGTGAAACTATAATATTCTATGAAGCTCCTCATAGACTTTTAAGTACATTAGACTTTTTGAAAGAAGCGTTTGGCAATAGAAGAATAGCTATATGCAGAGAGCTCACTAAACTGCATGAGGAAATTGTGAGAGTTACTATTAGCGAAGCTATTTCATACTTTTCAAATAAACAACCTAAGGGCGAATTTGTATTAGTTTTAGAAGGTAAATCTAAAGAAGATATTGAAAATGAGAAAAAAGCAACATGGGAAGACTTAAGTATTGAAGAGCATATATTGAGAAATATAAATAATGGTATGGAAAAGAAAGAAGCGATAAAGATGGTGGCAAAGGAACGAAAACTTCCTAAATCAGAGGTTTATAAGTATTCTACCAATATGTAG
- a CDS encoding lipid II:glycine glycyltransferase FemX translates to MYRFKEVNPSQINEFNSINKKGHIFQTSYWASIKKEWTPKFIGGFDEDGNLVLCATMLLRKAPYVNAYMGYMPRSFTCDYKNKNLLIEFTDFIRSYAKDNKISFITVDPDIHLSENEKLLIEGEEIKDFLKSLGFNNTDSKNFEAIQPNFVFRLNLPQLENKEQEKKDVFKTFSNKTRYNIKVAEDRGLTVEVYDKNNISDEVLSRFHEIMVTTGKRDNFIVRKKDYFKDMIDNLSPYCRLYMVKYSYEKDFSTVNAKLQKQEQVREKALIKIDELRLKLSEEKDEDKSARIQKKIDDQDGKLKESERQIEGFKTRLKDIEPFKGQEIYLSGSIYLYYGGKAWYLYGASENILRDTMPNFAMQWAMITDSIDLDCYLYDFRGVSGDLNPENPLYGLYKFKKGFNGDFVEFIGEFDLVINSFIYNLYKKAFPKFKEIRNKIMNKNQ, encoded by the coding sequence TTGTATAGATTTAAGGAAGTAAACCCTTCTCAGATAAATGAGTTTAATTCCATTAATAAAAAAGGGCATATATTTCAAACATCGTATTGGGCTAGTATAAAAAAAGAATGGACTCCAAAATTTATTGGAGGTTTTGATGAAGATGGCAACCTAGTTTTGTGTGCTACTATGCTTCTAAGAAAAGCACCATATGTAAATGCTTATATGGGCTACATGCCTAGAAGCTTTACTTGTGATTATAAGAATAAAAATCTTTTAATAGAGTTTACTGACTTCATAAGAAGTTATGCAAAAGATAACAAGATATCTTTCATAACTGTAGATCCTGATATACACTTATCTGAAAACGAAAAACTTTTAATTGAAGGCGAAGAAATAAAGGACTTTTTAAAGAGTTTAGGTTTTAATAACACTGATTCAAAAAACTTTGAAGCAATTCAGCCAAACTTTGTTTTTAGACTAAACCTACCTCAACTAGAGAATAAAGAACAAGAAAAGAAAGATGTTTTTAAAACTTTTTCAAATAAGACTAGATACAATATTAAGGTAGCTGAGGACAGAGGCTTAACCGTAGAAGTTTATGATAAGAATAATATCTCTGATGAAGTATTATCAAGATTTCACGAGATAATGGTTACAACCGGAAAAAGGGACAACTTTATAGTACGTAAAAAAGATTATTTTAAAGATATGATTGACAATCTATCACCTTATTGCAGATTATACATGGTTAAATATAGCTATGAAAAGGACTTTTCTACTGTCAATGCAAAACTACAAAAACAAGAGCAAGTGCGTGAAAAGGCACTAATTAAGATTGATGAATTGAGATTAAAGCTCTCAGAAGAGAAGGATGAAGATAAATCTGCTAGAATTCAAAAGAAGATAGACGACCAAGATGGAAAGTTAAAAGAATCCGAAAGACAAATAGAGGGATTTAAAACTCGTCTTAAAGATATTGAGCCATTTAAGGGTCAAGAAATATATCTTTCAGGCTCTATATACCTTTATTATGGTGGTAAGGCTTGGTACCTTTATGGTGCTTCAGAAAACATTTTAAGAGATACTATGCCAAACTTTGCTATGCAGTGGGCTATGATAACAGATAGTATTGATTTGGATTGCTATCTATACGATTTTAGAGGAGTTTCTGGAGATCTTAATCCTGAAAATCCATTGTATGGTTTATACAAATTTAAAAAAGGGTTCAATGGAGACTTTGTAGAGTTTATTGGTGAGTTTGATCTTGTTATAAACAGCTTCATTTATAATCTATATAAAAAAGCATTCCCTAAATTTAAAGAAATAAGAAATAAAATAATGAATAAGAATCAGTAA
- a CDS encoding metallophosphoesterase, which yields MNYKIVLFIIAFFGIYALSNYYIGTRIYKGITVKIPVNSIIFWGIFWVVAVAYIVTMLLGNYVSGKIFDIFNLIGVYWIGIFFYLIIILPVVDIIAFVNRRYSFIPSMRGSNNLLFVTTLAIVLFIAFVMIYGTWNGSHSYVKKYELEINKTVEGIDKLNVVMVSDIHLGNLIDGKRASTMVEEINRLNPDIVLFAGDIVDTEVKPFINGNMAAEFNKINSKYGTYAALGNHDIMRGEEETITKELGKYGVQVLRDEAKEINNQFYVVGRDDVSINRTEKKRKSIDDILQNVDKTKPVLLIDHTPSALEEAEENNIDIQVSGHTHKGQFFPNNLITSRIFEVDYGYLKKKDLNVIVSSGYGTWGPPIRLGSRSEIVNITVKFNK from the coding sequence TTGAACTATAAGATAGTATTATTCATTATAGCATTCTTTGGTATATATGCTTTGAGCAATTATTATATTGGTACTAGAATATATAAAGGGATTACAGTAAAGATTCCTGTAAATAGTATTATATTTTGGGGCATATTTTGGGTTGTAGCAGTAGCTTATATCGTCACTATGCTTTTGGGTAATTATGTGTCAGGAAAGATTTTTGATATATTCAACTTAATAGGAGTATATTGGATAGGTATATTTTTTTATTTAATAATTATATTGCCTGTTGTTGATATAATTGCATTCGTTAATAGACGATATTCATTTATACCAAGTATGAGGGGAAGTAATAATTTGCTTTTTGTTACAACCTTAGCAATAGTTTTATTTATAGCATTTGTGATGATATATGGAACATGGAATGGTAGTCATTCATATGTAAAAAAGTATGAATTAGAAATCAATAAAACCGTAGAAGGAATAGATAAATTAAATGTCGTTATGGTCTCTGACATACATCTAGGGAATCTTATAGATGGTAAGAGAGCAAGTACGATGGTAGAGGAGATTAATCGGCTAAATCCAGATATTGTATTGTTTGCAGGAGATATAGTTGATACTGAAGTTAAACCCTTTATAAATGGAAATATGGCTGCTGAATTTAATAAGATTAATTCAAAGTATGGAACCTATGCTGCGCTTGGCAACCACGATATCATGAGAGGCGAGGAAGAAACTATAACTAAAGAGTTGGGCAAATATGGAGTTCAAGTACTAAGAGATGAAGCGAAGGAAATTAATAATCAATTTTATGTAGTTGGAAGAGATGATGTTTCTATAAATAGAACTGAAAAAAAGAGAAAGAGCATAGATGACATATTACAAAATGTTGATAAGACAAAACCTGTTTTATTAATTGATCATACACCTTCAGCTCTAGAAGAGGCTGAGGAAAATAATATAGATATACAAGTATCAGGTCATACTCATAAGGGGCAATTTTTCCCTAATAACTTAATAACCAGTAGGATATTTGAGGTTGATTATGGGTATCTAAAGAAAAAGGACTTAAATGTAATAGTCTCATCAGGTTATGGTACATGGGGACCTCCGATTAGACTAGGAAGCAGAAGTGAAATTGTTAATATAACAGTGAAATTTAATAAATAA